From Anopheles coluzzii chromosome 3, AcolN3, whole genome shotgun sequence, the proteins below share one genomic window:
- the LOC120956970 gene encoding REPTOR-binding partner isoform X2 — translation MDYEELTTMVEEQNQSERKEGGKRGRKPGRKVSIEKIDMKAKLERSRQSARECRARKKLRYQYLEELVTDREKAVVELRRELEKLYNWALEVDAGRCPDGLQELLEELGAMKQE, via the exons ATGGATTACGAGGAGCTTACCACGATGGTAGAGGAGCAAAATCAATCG GAGCGCAAGGAAGGTGGTAAGCGAGGCCGCAAACCGGGACGTAAAGTGTCCATCGAGAAGATCGATATGAAAGCAAAACTCG AACGCAGCCGGCAGAGTGCTCGCGAGTGTCGTGCCCGGAAGAAGCTGCGCTACCAATACCTGGAGGAGCTGGTGACCGATCGCGAGAAGGCCGTGGTGGAGCTGCGCCGAGAGCTCGAGAAGCTGTACAACTGGGCGCTGGAGGTGGACGCGGGCCGCTGCCCGGACGGTTTGCAGGAGCTGCTCGAGGAGCTGGGCGCCATGAAGCAGGAGTAG
- the LOC120960229 gene encoding glutamate receptor ionotropic, kainate 5-like yields MELCTDLLHFTSAFQLFLQTLALTHLSGHYSVCVVRSIHDDVRLEFPRAIVTVTLEAPANTTDTTFGDRLVRSINAGCEGFMVLEGALFPFLDHFRSAHEAAYFRAHNKRIIATVGLGPVERERLLQHDTMEVTPNMLLVEVNESEGMVGLYTTKLSPQEPRGIVAELMLLERFCLGEELLLGLPESIRKFPDKLIDMEGRRVRLSTLPYPPCSVANEVPLGEGNARSTVPANYSLQADGTEILMVLELCRRHNCTLEIELVANSQWGQVYPNGSADGLIGSLIDRRSDVAVAAIYRWYNWYQYMTMSAYTGRSGVSALVPRPRLLPYWQTPFLSFPPSLWLMVAVSFCVGTVAVFLTEHARHHIRPLSRSTSHNNRLIDSIFFMVSLYVEQSVPLPNSLLAGSMLLTFLLFGGFMIGNSYAGALACVMTIPRNEKSIDTRADFAASGMKWSGPTVAWMNSLLMAEQPELVTIRDRYEVHGGDTLARYSHTRRDMGYVHERLQYGSYALESFINLNATRLLQPLKEDVFWEQIVTACSKTWPLMGHYDDLILRVQQNGILRYWELGSVIRNMGLEIQRNLANARVQDSDHEPVKLRMAHFLGVFFILFVGLSLASVIFVAELVMFRANSNLTTKQKVEVESVD; encoded by the exons ATGGAATTGTGCACAGATTTGCTACACTTTACCAGTGCTTTTCAACTGTTCCTGCAAACACTAGCCCTGACGCACCTGTCCGGACACTatagtgtttgtgtggtgcGCAGCATTCACGACGATGTTCGGTTGGAGTTTCCACGCGCTATCGTAACCGTTACGCTGGAAGCACCGGCCAACACCACGGACACCACCTTCGGCGATCGCTTGGTGCGCTCCATCAATGCCGGCTGTGAAGGGTTTATGGTGCTGGAAGGGGCACTGTTTCCATTTCTGGACCATTTCCGGTCGGCCCACGAAGCAGCCTACTTCCGAGCGCATAACAAACGTATCATTGCCACTGTGGGGCTTGGTCCAGTGGAACGGGAACGGTTGCTACAGCACGATACGATGGAAGTTACACCCAACatgctgctggtggaggtgAATGAATCGGAAGGAATGGTAGGTCTTTACACGACGAAGTTATCGCCGCAGGAACCAAGAGGAATTGTGGCAGAGTTGATGTTGCTGGAGCGGTTCTGTTTAGGCGAGGAGTTGTTGTTAGGGCTGCCGGAATCGATCCGAAAGTTTCCCGATAAGCTGATCGACATGGAGGGAAGACGCGTTCGGCTGTCCACGTTGCCGTATCCTCCCTGCAGCGTGGCGAATGAAGTG CCACTGGGTGAAGGAAACGCTCGCAGTACGGTTCCGGCCAACTACTCGTTGCAGGCGGATGGGACGGAAATTTTGATGGTACTGGAGCTCTGCCGTCGTCACAACTGTACGTTGGAGATTGAGCTTG TTGCCAACTCGCAATGGGGCCAGGTGTACCCGAATGGTTCGGCCGATGGTTTGATAGGATCATTGATCGATCGTCGTTCGGATGTGGCCGTGGCTGCAATATACCGTTG GTACAACTGGTACCAGTACATGACAATGTCGGCCTACACTGGTCGATCGGGCGTCTCCGCGCTTGTACCGCGGCCCCGTCTCTTACCCTACTGGCAAACACCATTCCTATCATTCCCGCCAAGCCTCTGGCTAATGGTGGCCGTTTCATTCTGCGTAGGAACGGTTGCCGTGTTCCTTACCGAGCACGCCCGCCACCACATACGGCCGCTTTCCCGTTCCACCAGTCACAACAACAGGCTGATCGATTCCATCTTCTTCATGGTGAGCTTGTACGTGGAACAGTCCGTCCCGCTGCCGAACAGTTTGCTGGCGGGTTCGATGCTGCTTACGTTTCTCCTCTTCGgagggttcatgatcggtaaCAGTTATGCGGGTGCGTTGGCCTGCGTGATGACGATACCCCGGAACGAAAAGTCCATCGACACGCGGGCCGACTTTGCCGCCAGCGGGATGAAATGGTCCGGCCCGACGGTTGCGTGGATGAACTCGCTGCTGATGGCGGAACAGCCGGAGCTGGTAACGATCCGCGACCGGTACGAGGTGCACGGTGGTGATACGTTGGCCCGCTACTCGCACACTCGGCGCGATATGGGCTACGTCCACGAGCGGTTGCAGTACGGGAGCTATGCGCTGGAGTCGTTCATCAATCTGAATGCGACGCGCTTGCTGCAACCGCTCAAGGAGGACGTGTTTTGGGAGCAGATCGTAACGGCGTGCAGCAAAACGTGGCCACTGATGGGGCACTACGACGATCTGATACTGCGCGTGCAGCAGAATGGCATCCTGCGCTACTGGGAGCTGGGG AGCGTTATCCGGAACATGGGGCTGGAGATTCAGCGCAATTTAGCGAACGCACGGGTGCAGGACTCCGACCACGAGCCGGTCAAGCTACGGATGGCACATTTTCTCGGCGTGTTTTTCATACTGTTCGTGGGGCTCAGTCTGGCGAGCGTTATTTTCGTAGCGGAGCTGGTGATGTTCCGTGCAAATTCCAATTTGACTACGAAGCAAAAAGTGGAAGTAGAAAGTGTAGATTAG
- the LOC120958145 gene encoding translocon-associated protein subunit gamma, which translates to MVDNTKDLGFTKEEELLLQDFSRNVSTKSNVLFYGSAFIVSAVPIWLFWRVHQMDLLPSVVFFVIVTGLCTYLLAMAYRNTKFTMKHKIAIKREDAVSREMTAQLADDKKMSRKERDERVLWKKIDVAEYEATTFSIFYNNALFLAVVIFASFYLLRSFTPTFNYIFSMVGAGGLLALLSTGKST; encoded by the exons ATGGTGGACAACACGAAGGATCTCGGCTTCACCAAGGaggaggagctgctgctgcaggactTTAGCCGGAACGTGAGCACCAAATCGAACGTTCTGTTCTATGGCAGTGCCTTCATCGTGTCCGCGGTCCCCATCT GGCTGTTCTGGAGGGTTCACCAAATGGACCTGCTGCCGTCGGTCGTGTTCTTCGTGATTGTGACCGGCCTGTGCACGTACCTGCTGGCGATGGCGTACCGTAACACCAAGTTCACGATGAAGCACAAGATTGCCATCAAGCGGGAGGACGCGGTCTCGCGCGAGATGACCGCCCAGCTCGCCGACGACAAGAAGATGAGCCGCAAGGAGCGCGACGAGCGGGTGCTGTGGAAGAAGATCGACGTCGCCGAGTACGAGGCGACCACCTTCTCTATCTTCTACAACAACGCCCTCTTCCTGGCCGTGGTCATCTTTGCCAGCTTCTACCTGCTGCGATCGTTCACCCCGACCTTCAACTACATCTTCTCCATGGTCGGTGCCGGTGGACTGCTGGCCCTGCTGTCGACGGGCAAATCGACGTAA
- the LOC120959773 gene encoding syntaxin-5 — MQSRARRRYGADDTGDSFAVITIGSDGAATSASSSGTSQHHHQRVEDDIPEKPKYPAPSSATSWLPALSQRIFASVAPAPTNPAPRNAWNEPPPKQQQQGFWASEGQREAEEDDDDDLLGKNSALPEFTMTARDRSGEFASAIRSLQGRNIQRAVNLKDPRKAKHMQSYAEFMMIAKHIGKNIASTYTKLEKLTLLAKKKTLFDDRPAEIQELTYIIKGDLNSLNQQIARLQEVSKSQRRSTSNGKHLLSHSSNMVVALQAKLANMSSDFKQVLEVRTENLKQQKTRRDQFSQGPMAGGLPPSTMRGSTQGSLLLQEQQDQVCIDMGGAATSGGSSSERAPLLQQQQQQQLVLYDESDSYVQERAETMQNIESTIVELGGIFQQLAHMVKEQEEMVERIDSNLQDVELNVEAAHGEILKYFQSVTKNRWLMIKIFGVLILFFIFFVIFLA; from the exons ATGCAATCAAGGGCAAGACGTCGTTACGGTGCTGACGATACGGGTGACTCATTCGCTGTAATAACGATCGGCTCGGACGGAGCAGCAACTTCCGCCTCGTCATCGGGCACtagccagcaccaccaccagcgagTGGAAGACGACATCCCCGAGAAGCCCAAATATCCGGCCCCTAGTTCGGCCACCAGCTGGTTACCAGCGCTGTCGCAGCGAATCTTTGCCTCTGTTGCACCCGCACCGACCAATCCCGCGCCACGGAACGCTTGGAACGAGCCACCAccgaagcaacagcaacagggcTTTTGGGCGAGTGAAGGCCAACGGGAAgcggaggaggacgacgacgacgatctTCTCGGTAAGAACAGTGCACTGCCGGAGTTCACGATGACGGCACGGGACCGTTCCGGTGAGTTTGCGAGCGCAATCCGGTCGCTCCAGGGCCGCAACATCCAGCGGGCAGTGAACCTGAAAGACCCGCGCAAGGCCAAGCACATGCAGAGCTACGCGGAGTTTATGATGATTGCCAAGCACATTGGCAAAAACATTGCCAGCACGTACACCAAGCTGGAAAAGTTGACGCTAC TGGCTAAGAAGAAGACGCTTTTCGACGACCGGCCAGCCGAGATACAGGAGCTGACGTACATCATCAAGGGCGACCTGAACTCGCTCAACCAACAGATCGCCCGCCTGCAGGAGGTCTCGAAATCGCAACGAAGGTCCACCAGCAACGGCAAGCATTTGCTTTCACATTCCTCCAACATGGTGGTGGCGCTGCAGGCCAAGCTCGCCAACATGAGCTCCGACTTCAAGCAGGTGCTGGAGGTGCGGACGGAAAACTTGAAGCAGCAGAAAACGCGACGGGATCAG TTCAGCCAAGGTCCGATGGCCGGTGGATTGCCACCGTCGACGATGCGCGGCTCAACGCAGGGCAGCTTGCTGCTACAGGAGCAGCAGGATCAGGTGTGCATCGATATGGGTGGTGCCGCCACGTCTGGTGGATCGTCCTCCGAACGAGCGCCGTTgctacagcaacagcagcagcagcagctggtgcTGTACGATGAGTCCGATAGCTACGTGCAGGAGCGGGCCGAAACGATGCAAAACATCGAAAGCACGATCGTGGAGCTGGGTGGCATCTTTCAGCAGCTGGCCCACATGGtgaaggagcaggaggagatgGTCGAACGGATCGATAGCAATCTGCAGGACGTGGAGCTGAACGTGGAGGCGGCCCACGGGGAAATTCTCAAATACTTCCAATCGGTCACGAAGAACCGTTGGCTGATGATCAAGATCTTTGGCGTGCTGATActgtttttcatctttttcgtTATCTTCCTAGCGTAG
- the LOC120958425 gene encoding transmembrane protein 147 yields the protein MTLYHFGNCAALVYVPYYFTYKYSGLSEYGAFWKCVQAGGIYVFTQLCKMLVLATFFPDTDTFTEGAPFNFIAEFLRCSVDLVDFLGLAFVLSRIPGKGHSKLITAGLGWATAEVILSRGLMLWVGARGAEFSWLYIQKCLESNVLLVQHLSTATLLWLFSRHDLDRKLVPLVVLLLVATSYRGVWLEGTLHAMSAGPWLSLALKALITSCMGVGTLHIYSGLAQQIGL from the exons ATGACGCTCTACCACTTTGGTAACTGTGCCGCGTTGGTGTACGTGCCGTACTATTTCACCTACAAATATTCTGGACT CTCCGAATATGGTGCGTTCTGGAAATGCGTTCAGGCGGGCGGAATTTACGTGTTTACGCAGCTCTGCAAAATGCTTGTCCTTGCAACGTTCTTCCCCGACACCGACACCTTCACGGAAGGGGCACCATTTAACTTCATTGCC GAATTTCTCCGCTGCAGTGTCGATCTGGTCGACTTCCTTGGGCTTGCCTTCGTGCTGTCTCGAATTCCGGGCAAGGGGCACAGCAAACTGATCACCGCCGGGTTGGGCTGGGCAACGGCGGAAGTGATACTGTCCCGCGGCCTGATGCTGTGGGTCGGCGCACGCGGGGCCGAGTTTTCCTGGCTCTACATCCAAAAGTGTCTCGAGTCGAACGTGCTGCTCGTGCAGCACCTGTCGACCGCTACCCTGCTGTGGTTGTTCTCGCGCCACGATCTGGACAGGAAGCTGGTgccgctggtggtgctgctgctcgtggCCACCTCGTACCGGGGCGTATGGTTGGAGGGAACGCTGCACGCCATGTCCGCCGGGCCGTGGCTAAGCTTGGCACTGAAAGCCCTCATCACGAGCTGCATGGGCGTCGGTACGTTGCACATCTACTCGGGGCTGGCGCAACAGATCGGCCTGTAG
- the LOC120958424 gene encoding uncharacterized protein LOC120958424 gives MAPQKEKPQQEQQVALLNDNLFTCVLTAGTNVKKYTRLVEKNEHQFDLMEVSKFVFDLVQSRTKPLDVNAKIVCGMCYIFLFNVQKLRDRILIVDQKHFNGRKIGYKEKNVVRQFEVECRPGKDGRPKVPITLDELLTMDIDMHMEAGSEKDVIDALLASQQSTTVQNVDDITLRELPPSLRHDEEYHTVDNDFGEARSNELLDFFNDSAQEAETEPASMIHSGLPVTQDDLMDIDPSLEPELDAVDSIRDSDILPLEEDTLQPVPMYVSDEEDNKDEIELISLNAAFYAAKEGENSADETEQNPPIENNLMGMKRHEISPTNVVPKKRSRLIVDVFTQISTNCLARQLAKCAKTTVTMEQPRQEVQAFLAEQKLNQLFAEPLRPWLHSFLYKRHLTVRKERATPLSKFEFSKKKATKRDKNGNCKSNAPHTEEVQTAEIVPPIETFAPIELPTELPGVPAMVTTAEPAPCVEPTSMRSFLTRFTGNPAEWDYLKRTEDPHSEKRKDKKDEGVVTSHALQVVLRSLFDEVGDESIPFEMIQAKMGTRQIAASLFAKLLGKVNHLLLLSFTIILTNRGLLFTELSATKIIRIATNEYGLPVMVQKFQNWPLH, from the exons atggcaccccaaaaagaaaaacctcaACAAGAGCAGCAAGTGGCGCTGCTGAACGATAATCTGTTCACGTGCGTGCTAACGGCCGGCACCAATGTGAAGAAATACACTCGGCTGGTAGAAAAGAACGAGCATCAGTTCGATCTCATGGAAGTGAG CAAATTCGTTTTTGACCTCGTTCAAAGCCGTACCAAGCCGTTGGATGTAAACGCCAAAATCGTTTGCGGAATGTGTTACATTTTTCTGTTTAATGTACAGAAACTTCGTG ATCGCATACTAATTGTAGACCAGAAACATTTCAATGGACGCAAAATTGGTTACAAGGAAAAGAATGT TGTTCGACAGTTTGAGGTTGAGTGCCGGCCCGGCAAAGATGGTCGCCCCAAAGTGCCGATAACCTTGGACGAATTGTTAACCATGGACATCGACATGCATATGGAAGCTGGCAGCGAGAAGGATGTGATTGATGCGCTGTTGGCTAGCCAGCAAAGCACAACGGTACAAAACGTGGACGATATTACGCTGCGCGAGCTGCCGCCTTCGCTGCGCCACGATGAAGAGTATCATACGGTGGATAATGATTTCGGGGAGGCGAGGTCTAATGAGTTGTTGGATTTTTTCAACGACTCAGCGCAGGAAGCGGAAACGGAACCGGCGTCCATGATACATTCGGGCTTGCCCGTTACGCAGGACGACCTGATGGATATCGATCCTTCGCTAGAGCCAGAATTAGATGCAGTGGATAGTATTCG GGATAGTGATATCCTTCCATTAGAAGAAGACACCTTGCAGCCAGTACCGATGTATGTTTCCGACGAGGAAGACAATAAGGACGAAATAGAACTAATTTCTTTAAATGCTGCATTTTATGC AGCAAAAGAGGGAGAGAACAGCGCTGACGAGACTGAACAAAACCCACCGATCGAAAACAATCTTATGGGGATGAAGAGACACGAAATTAGCCCAACAAACGTCGTCCCCAAAAAGCGATCGCGGCTAATTGTGGACGTTTTTACGCAGATCAGTACCAACTGCTTGGCACGACAGTTGGCAAAATGTGCCAAAACGACCGTCACCATG GAACAACCAAGGCAAGAGGTGCAAGCATTTTTGGCTGAGCAAAAGCTGAACCAACTATTCGCCGAACCATTGCGCCCTTGGCTTCATAGCTTCCTGTATAAGCGCCACCTCACCGTACGGAAGGAGAGAGCCACACCCCTCTCTAAGTTTGAGTTtagcaagaaaaaagcaacaaaacgcGATAAAAACGGTAATTGCAAGAGCAATGCTCCGCATACGGAGGAGGTACAAACGGCCGAAATCGTTCCACCAATTGAAACGTTTGCGCCGATTGAACTACCTACCGAGTTGCCGGGTGTTCCTGCAATGGTTACAACGGCCGAACCTGCTCCGTGTGTTGAGCCAACGAGCATGCGTAGCTTCCTGACGCGCTTTACTGGTAATCCGGCGGAGTGGGACTATTTGAAAAGGACGGAAGATCCACACAGCGAAAAGCGGAAGGATAAGAAGGACGAAGGCGTAGTGACGAGCCATGCGCTGCAGGTAGTGCTGCGCTCCCTGTTCGATGAGGTGGGGGACGAATCCATTCCGTTCGAGATGATACAGGCCAAGATGGGCACCCGGCAAATTGCTGCGTCGTTGTTTGCTAAGCTGTTAGGTAAAGTTAATCATCTTTTGCTGTTATCCTTTACAATTATCCTAACAAATAGAGGTTTACTTTTTACAGAACTCTCCGCTACTAAAATCATACGTATTGCAACGAATGAATATGGATTGCCAGTAATGGTGCAAAAGTTTCAAAACTGGCCACTTCATTAA
- the LOC120956970 gene encoding REPTOR-binding partner isoform X1 yields MDYEELTTMVEEQNQSERKEGGKRGRKPGRKVSIEKIDMKAKLAERSRQSARECRARKKLRYQYLEELVTDREKAVVELRRELEKLYNWALEVDAGRCPDGLQELLEELGAMKQE; encoded by the exons ATGGATTACGAGGAGCTTACCACGATGGTAGAGGAGCAAAATCAATCG GAGCGCAAGGAAGGTGGTAAGCGAGGCCGCAAACCGGGACGTAAAGTGTCCATCGAGAAGATCGATATGAAAGCAAAACTCG CAGAACGCAGCCGGCAGAGTGCTCGCGAGTGTCGTGCCCGGAAGAAGCTGCGCTACCAATACCTGGAGGAGCTGGTGACCGATCGCGAGAAGGCCGTGGTGGAGCTGCGCCGAGAGCTCGAGAAGCTGTACAACTGGGCGCTGGAGGTGGACGCGGGCCGCTGCCCGGACGGTTTGCAGGAGCTGCTCGAGGAGCTGGGCGCCATGAAGCAGGAGTAG
- the LOC120958560 gene encoding pre-mRNA-splicing factor CWC25 homolog, protein MGGGDLNTKKSWHPNTMKNQERVWKAEQQEAAEKKRLTELRREIDEERNREELKSIGQKSGILPGDEGDKKLEWMYRGPAQLVNREEYLLGRTIDKTFEELDAQEKTANSTFGVAQPKNHVEHECIPFSIRQHKDVLSSDQVDLARKMMEDPLMLIKQREMESRQKILQNPVKLKELHRLLKGDRSLKASDGKKSKKKDKKKDGKKSKKSHKKKSKKSKRRSDSSASGSDSEGSADLDKLLAEKYKKVAGEGQEGVSIDKLLTMKYDKLTKELDMMGSGGSKGKRQRAREQSVDSSGSDRRGTRRRQDDRYGRREEHGRRDDRDRGRTNASKERSRDVRNSRRDSSEESVKDRKRDRKQTHSERDRSRDRQRNRSPVRSSHRSPVRKAAPSKDKHSRGRSRSRSPERKQSHKETKRRSRSRSHRRRSRSPAPEHSKPKAKPRRTPSSSSSSSSGSDSDTSNQPAQTRPAPDDSDDERRVRKVRNFGLVTASGEKLDTSTRSEIRLYKREEIKAEQSKQRPTWSKPQEKKRPLSEKELEEKRLAMMSNAEWRDKERESNVKRYESEDHREDAKESREFDKEFLTKQLKRAAASETVESRIRSNRNNIQRSNGAMDRNFVKR, encoded by the exons ATGGGTGGCGGTGATCTG AACACGAAAAAGTCATGGCATCCGAACACGATGAAAAACCAGGAGCGCGTCTGGAAGGCGGAACAGCAGGAGGCGGCGGAAAAGAAGCGCCTGACCGAGCTGCGCCGCGAAATAGACGAGGAGCGCAACCGGGAGGAGCTGAAAAGCATCGGCCAAAAGTCGGGCATCCTGCCGGGCGACGAGGGCGACAAGAAGCTAGAATGGATGTACCGCGGCCCGGCGCAGCTGGTCAACCGGGAGGAGTACCTGCTCGGGCGCACCATCGACAAAACGTTCGAAGAGCTGGACGCGCAGGAAAAGACGGCCAACTCGACGTTCGGGGTGGCGCAGCCGAAAAATCACGTCGAACATGAGTGCATTCCATTTTCGATCCGTCAGCACAAGGATGTGCTCAGCAGCGATCAGGTCGATCTCGCCCGGAAGATGATGGAGGACCCGCTGATGCTGATCAAGCAGCGGGAGATGGAATCGCGCCAAAAGATACTGCAAAATCCGGTCAAGCTGAAGGAGCTGCACCGGCTGCTAAAGGGCGACCGGAGCCTGAAAGCATCCGAtgggaagaaaagcaaaaagaaggacaaaaagaaagatgggaagaaaagcaaaaagagccacaagaagaagagcaagaaaagCAAACGCCGGAGCGATAGCAGCGCGTCCGGGAGCGACAGTGAGGGAAGCGCGGATTTGGACAAGCTGCTGGCGGAGAAGTACAAAAAGGTAGCCGGAGAAGGGCAGGAAGGCGTGAGCATTGACAAGCTGCTAACCATGAAGTATGACAAGCTGACCAAAGAGCTGGACATGATGGGTAGCGGTGGATCGAAAGGGAAAAGGCAACGGGCGCGCGAGCAAAGTGTCGACTCGTCCGGATCAGACAGAAGAGGCACGCGCCGACGGCAGGATGATCGGTACGGCAGGCGGGAGGAACATGGTAGGCGTGATGATCGAGATAGAGGGAGAACAAATGCTAGCAAAGAGCGTTCACGGGATGTGAGGAACAGCCGAAGAGATTCTTCAGAGGAAAGTGTAAAAGATCGAAAGCGAGATAGAAAACAGACTCAttcagagagagatagaagtAGGGATAGGCAAAGAAACAGATCACCTGTTCGTTCGAGCCACCGGTCTCCAGTGCGTAAAGCGGCCCCATCGAAAGACAAACACAGTCGCGGTCGTTCCCGGTCAAGATCTCCCGAAAGGAAGCAGTCGCACAAGGAGACGAAACGTCGCTCACGATCGCGCAGCCACCGGCGACGTAGCCGAAGCCCCGCACCAGAACACAGCAAACCGAAAGCGAAACCCCGCAGAACGCCATCCAGCTCGTCATCCTCATCGTCCGGATCGGATTCGGACACTTCGAACCAACCAGCCCAAACACGCCCGGCTCCCGACGACTCGGACGATGAACGGCGCGTCCGGAAGGTGCGAAACTTTGGACTCGTCACAGCGTCCGGTGAAAAGTTGGACACCTCCACCCGGTCCGAGATACGGCTGTACAAGCGCGAAGAGATCAAAGCCGAACAGTCAAAGCAACGGCCAACGTGGAGCAAACCGCAGGAAAAGAAGCGACCGCTGTCCGAGAAGGAGCTGGAAGAGAAGCGGCTGGCCATGATGAGCAATGCCGAGTGGCGGGATAAGGAACGCGAATCGAACGTGAAGCGGTACGAATCGGAAGATCACCGGGAGGATGCGAAGGAAAGCCGAGAGTTCGATAAGGAGTTTCTCACGAAGCAGCTGAAACGGGCGGCAGCGAGCGAAACGGTCGAATCGCGCATTCGTTCGAATCGGAACAATATTCAGCGATCGAACGGTGCCATGGATAGGAATTTCGTGAAGCGATGA